In a genomic window of Erigeron canadensis isolate Cc75 chromosome 5, C_canadensis_v1, whole genome shotgun sequence:
- the LOC122600635 gene encoding DNA replication licensing factor MCM6: protein MDSFGGAYFTDEKAAKVENIFLEFLKNYRIEGGNSAYYESEIEAMTPNESNTMFIDFSHVMRFNDVLQKAISDEYLRFEPYLKNACKRFVMALKPTFITDDNPNKDINIAFFNLPIIKRLRELSTSEIGRLVSVTGVVTRTSEVRPELLQGTFKCLECGDIIKNVEQQYKYTEPMICMNAMCAKKGFWTLLRQESKFADWQRVRMQETSKEIPAGSLPRSLDVILRHDIVEQARAGDTVVFTGTVVVIPDILALAAPGERAECRREGGQRNTTGAVQEGVKGLRALGVRDLSYRLAFIANSVQICDGRRDADIRNRKRDAEDGDTPDFSAEELAEVRQMRNTPDFFNKLVDSVCPTVFGHQDIKRAILLMLLGGVHKFTHEGINLRGDINVCIVGDPSCAKSQFLKYTTTLVSRSVYTSGKSSSAAGLTATVAKEPETGEFCIEAGALMLADNGVCCIDEFDKMDVRDQVAIHEAMEQQTISITKAGIQATLNARTSILAAANPTGGRYDKSKPLKYNVALPPAILSRFDLVYVMIDDPDDTTDYHIASHIVRVHQKREEAITPTFTTAQLKRYIAVAKSKKPKLNAEARQMLVDSYVALRRGDTAPGGKVAYRMTVRQLEALIRLSEAIARCHLDDEVSTRHVRLATRLLKTSVISVESTEIDLTEFQDENQEDGDVGENGEAEPSGAHADPATEQPENAEGSGGKKLVITDEYFQRVTQALVMRLRQHEETVAREGSGLAGMRQRDLIQWYVAQQNEKNNYSSAEEAKAEITKLKAIIESLVRREGHLIVVDEEEATAQGDDDGNTRRTSRNNRILAVAPNYVID from the exons ATGGATTCATTTGGAGGCGCATATTTCACCGATGAGAAAGCAGCCAAAGTCGAAAACATCTTCCTTGAATTCCTCAAAaa TTATCGAATAGAAGGTGGGAATTCGGCATACTACGAGTCAGAAATAGAAGCAATGACACCAAATGAATCAAACACAATGTTTATTGATTTCTCACATGTAATGAGGTTTAATGATGTTCTTCAGAAAGCCATTTCTGATGAATATTTGAGATTTGAACCTTACTTGAAGAACGCTTGTAAGCGATTCGTTATGGCACTCAAACCCACTTtcattactgatgataatcctAATAAAGATATCAATATTGCCTTCTTTAATCTCCCCATCATTAAAAG ATTGAGGGAATTGAGTACATCTGAGATAGGTAGATTAGTATCGGTAACAGGCGTGGTGACTCGAACGAGTGAAGTTAGGCCCGAGCTTCTTCAGGGTACTTTCAAGTGTTTGGAATGTGGAGATATCATAAAGAATGTTGAACAACAGTACAAGTACACCGAG CCCATGATATGTATGAATGCTATGTGTGCAAAGAAAGGATTCTGGACACTtcttagacaagaaagtaaatttgCCGATTGGCAGAGGGTTAGGATGCAGGAAACATCCAAGGAAATACCTGCAGGGTCGCTTCCCAGATCGTTAGATGTCATTCTTCGGCATGACATTGTTGAACAAGCTAGGGCTGGTGACAC GGTAGTTTTTACTGGTACCGTGGTCGTGATACCAGACATTTTGGCATTGGCGGCTCCTGGTGAGAGAGCTGAATGTCGCAGAGAAGGTGGTCAACGTAATACCACTGGTGCTGTCCAAGAAGGTGTTAAAGGTCTACGGGCTTTGGGAGTTAGAGACCTTTCTTATCGGCTTGCATTTATTGCCAATTCAGTACAG ATTTGTGATGGCAGAAGGGATGCTGACATACGAAATAGGAAGAGGGATGCTGAGGATGGTGACACACCGGATTTCTCG GCAGAGGAGTTAGCAGAGGTTAGGCAAATGAGGAATACTCCCGACTTCTTTAACAAGCTTGTTGACAGTGTTTGCCCTACTGTTTTTGGTCATCAAGACATTAAACGGGCAATCTTGCTTATGCTTTTGGGCGGGGTTCACAAGTTTACACATGAAGGAATCAACCTCCGGGGAGACATAAATGTTTGTATTGTTGGGGATCCCAGCTGTGCCAAGTCTCAGTTTCTCAA GTATACCACAACTTTAGTTTCAAGATCTGTGTACACGTCTGGGAAATCTTCATCTGCTGCGGGTTTGACCGCAACTGTTGCGAAAGAACCAGAAACTGGAGAGTTTTGTATCGAG GCTGGTGCTCTAATGCTTGCTGACAATGGTGTCTGCTGCATTGATGAATTTGACAAAATGGATGTTAGAGATCAG GTTGCTATACATGAAGCTATGGAACAACAAACAATTAGTATTACAAAAGCAGGAATTCAAGCAACACTTAATGCTAGAACATCAATTCTGGCTGCTGCTAATCCCACAGGAGGCCGCTATGACAAGTCCAAACCATTAAAG TACAATGTTGCTCTTCCCCCAGCCATTCTTTCAAGATTCGACCTGGTATATGTCATGATTGATGACCCCGATGATACAACGGATTACCATATTGCCTCTCATATTGTGAGGGTGCATCAAAAGCGTGAAGAGGCTATTACTCCGACCTTCACTACAGCACAACTAAAGCGTTATATTGCAGTTGCCAAATCTAAAAAGCCAAAG CTAAATGCAGAAGCCAGACAAATGTTAGTGGATTCTTATGTCGCTCTTCGTAGAGGTGATACTGCTCCAGGAGGTAAAGTCGCGTATCGCATGACAGTCAGGCAGTTGGAGGCATTAATCAGACTATCTGAGGCTATTGCTCGATGCCACCTGGATGATGAG GTTTCCACACGCCATGTTCGTTTAGCAACAAGACTCCTAAAAACTTCAGTAATCAG TGTGGAATCAACTGAGATAGATTTGACAGAGTTTCAAGATGAGAATCAAGAGGATGGTGATGTTGGTGAAAATGGTGAAGCTGAACCAAGTGGTGCCCATGCTGACCCCGCCACAGAGCAGCCAG AAAATGCAGAAGGATCCGGAGGGAAGAAACTTGTTATAACAGATGAATACTTTCAGCGTGTAACTCAGGCTCTTGTGATGCGTCTTAGGCAGCACGAGGAAACTGTTGCAAGAGAAG GGAGTGGGTTAGCTGGTATGAGGCAAAGGGATTTGATACAATGGTACGTAGCTCAGCAGAATGAAAAGAACAACTACAGCTCGGCCGAAGAAGCAAAGGCTGAAATCACCAAGCTTAAAGCTATCATTGAG AGTTTGGTAAGAAGGGAAGGCCATTTAATCGTAGTGGATGAAGAGGAGGCAACTGCACAAGGGGATGATGATGGAAATACCAGACGGACCTCTCGAAACAACAGGATTCTCGCGGTGGCACCTAACTATGTTATTGATTGA
- the LOC122601102 gene encoding mechanosensitive ion channel protein 10-like, with protein MKMDSGEVRVEIPAGADCKNSISGNHPNNIEDVVHLHDHDPPDSGLRSRKKVPALTAIAEMPKTNLITTTSQSQLQAEEDAGQLKPKSRFNEPAIPSEENIVKENVTASAFEMLETPKAAASPVTPRTPIMASPSKANDDNDENGHYPTRKRPKKIKVLFIIEFSLFVCITLVLILSTTMNMLEDKEIWSLELWKWCGFGLAIFSGRLFSMWLMNIVVFFIETNSLLRKNVWYFVYTAHKSFWVFIWLGLILLTWVLLIVQGVTRSSDTTKVLNYITRGIASTLVVAGAWILRTIVVKFLYASFYEKRFFERIQENIFHQYILQTLSVPPLMELSEMINGSRLVSCRGSNVIDVKFKEKTVIDVQKLQNMKRGSVSAWTMSRLIKIASQSGFYTVPDTLDESEDLINPDEQNNRTITNEWEAKVAGHLIFRNVAKPGYKYIEEEDLLRFMIKEEADVVFTSIGRAEESGRINKKSVMNWVVSMYMKSKFLEHSLNDINGAIKELNKFVTGLLIIVLIILWVILMGIVATEVLLFISSQFLLAVFTFGSSAKSTFEAMIFVFVKHPFDVGDRCVIDGVQVVVEEVSILTSVFLRYDNEKIYYPNSILATKSISNFNRSPEMRDIVEFDLDASTSVEKISQR; from the exons ATGAAGATGGATAGTGGTGAAGTTAGAGTAGAGATTCCTGCAGGTGCCGACTGCAAAAACTCTATTTCTGGCAACCACCCAAATAATATAGAGGATGTTGTTCATTTACATGATCATGATCCACCAGATTCAGGTCTCAGATCAAGGAAAAAAGTACCCGCACTTACGGCTATAGCAGAGATGCCAAAGACTAATCTAATTACCACTACGTCCCAGTCACAGCTTCAAGCAGAGGAGGATGCTGGCCAGCTGAAGCCAAAATCTAGATTCAATGAACCAGCAATTCCTAGCGAGGAGAATATTGTTAAAGAAAATGTAACCGCTTCTGCTTTTGAAATGTTAGAAACTCCGAAAGCAGCCGCCTCTCCTGTAACACCTAGAACACCTATAATGGCATCACCAAGCAAAgctaatgatgataatgatgagaATGGTCATTATCCTACACGAAAAAGACCTAAGAAAATAAAGGTTCTGTTTATTATTGAGTTCAGTTTATTTGTTTGCATTACGTTGGTTTTAATTTTAAGCACAACTATGAATATGTTAGAGGATAAAGAGATTTGGAGTTTAGAATTATGGAAATGGTGTGGTTTTGGATTGGCAATTTTCAGTGGCCGTTTATTCTCAATGTGGTTGATGAATATCgtggttttttttattgaaacaaATTCCTTACTTAGAAAGAATGtttggtattttgtttatactGCACATAAGAGCTTTTGGGTTTTTATTTGGTTAGGTTTAATTCTACTAACATGGGTGCTTTTGATTGTCCAAGGTGTCACTAGATCAAGTGACACAACCAAGGTTCTAAATTATATCACAAGGGGGATTGCCTCTACACTAGTTGTTGCTGGTGCATGGATACTCAGAACTATAGTTGTAAAGTTCTTATATGCTTCATTTTATGAGAAAAGATTCTTTGAAAGGATTCAGGAAAATATCTTCCATCAATACATACTTCAAACCCTTTCAGTGCCACCATTGATGGAGCTTTCGGAAATGATTAATGGTTCTAGGTTAGTAAGTTGCAGGGGATCGAACGTTATTGATGtaaagttcaaagaaaaaactGTTATTGATGTGCAAAAGCTCCAGAATATGAAACGTGGAAGTGTATCTGCTTGGACAATGAGTAGGTTAATAAAAATCGCATCTCAGTCTGGCTTTTATACAGTTCCGGACACACTTGATGAAAGTGAAGATTTGATAAATCCGGATGAGCAAAACAACAGAACTATCACCAACGAATGGGAGGCTAAAGTTGCCGGTCATCTTATATTTAGAAATGTAGCTAAACCCGGATACAA GTACATCGAAGAGGAAGATCTTTTGCGTTTTATGATCAAAGAGGAGGCGGATGTGGTGTTTACATCAATAGGAAGAGCAGAGGAAAGTGGAAGGATTAATAAGAAGTCCGTTATGAATTGGGTG GTGAGCATGTATATGAAGAGTAAATTTCTGGAGCATTCTCTAAATGACATTAACGGAGCCATAAAAGAATTAAACAAGTTTGTAACTGGGCTTTTGATTATAGTACTCATAATCCTTTGGGTAATACTCATGGGTATTGTTGCAACAGAAGTGTTGCTTTTCATTTCATCTCAATTCTTACTAGCTGTTTTCACATTTGGGAGCTCTGCTAAATCAACATTTGAAGCCATGATATTTGTGTTTGTGAAACACCCATTTGACGTCGGTGATCGTTGTGTCATAGATGGTGTACAG GTTGTCGTTGAAGAAGTGAGCATATTGACTAGCGTCTTCCTGAGATATGACAATGAGAAAATTTACTATCCGAATTCAATATTAGCTACAAAATCCATCAGCAATTTTAACCGGAGTCCAGAAATGAGGGATATCGTGGAGTTTGATTTGGATGCTTCCACATCAGTTGAGAAAATATCACAAAGGTAG
- the LOC122600045 gene encoding pentatricopeptide repeat-containing protein At4g21190, producing MWRSAMITKLVRQISPLGTIRVQAVRHSHRAFVQDQKPIQRNVDPTGENHYLGEPVSKRHIGENVSRRDKVNFLVKILTDLDDSKESVYNALDAWVAWEQDFPIGPLKHALIGLEKEHQWHRIIHVIKWMLSKGQGTTLGTYGQLIRALDMDHRIEEAHEVWVKKLSVDLHSVPWQLCHQMISVYYRNKMFERVVKLFKGLEAYDRKPRDKKIVKKVGDAYEILGMIEEKERLLEKYKSLSNEPSSPKKSTRTSKKR from the coding sequence ATGTGGAGATCGGCAATGATCACTAAACTTGTTCGACAAATTAGTCCTCTTGGAACCATCCGGGTTCAAGCTGTTCGTCACAGCCATCGAGCCTTTGTGCAAGATCAAAAACCCATACAGAGAAATGTAGACCCAACAGGCGAGAATCATTACCTGGGTGAACCTGTATCTAAACGCCATATAGGCGAGAATGTGTCAAGAAGGGATAAAGTAAACTTCTTGGTTAAAATCTTGACGGATCTTGACGATAGTAAGGAATCTGTATACAATGCTCTTGATGCATGGGTAGCGTGGGAACAAGACTTCCCGATCGGGCCTTTGAAACACGCATTAATTGGTCTTGAGAAAGAACATCAATGGCATAGAATTATTCATGTGATAAAATGGATGTTGAGTAAAGGTCAAGGGACGACGTTGGGAACATACGGGCAGTTGATTCGGGCACTGGATATGGATCATAGAATAGAGGAAGCACATGAGGTATGGGTTAAGAAACTTTCCGTGGACTTGCACTCGGTCCCATGGCAGCTATGCCACCAGATGATATCCGTATATTACAGAAACAAGATGTTTGAGCGGGTGGTTAAGCTTTTTAAAGGATTAGAAGCGTATGATAGAAAGCCGAGGGATAAGAAGATAGTGAAGAAAGTAGGTGATGCGTATGAGATTTTGGGGATGattgaagagaaagaaagattgTTGGAGAAATATAAGAGTTTATCTAATGAGCCATCGTCGCCTAAGAAATCTACAAGAACCTCAAAGAAAAGATAG
- the LOC122600359 gene encoding putative oligosaccharyltransferase complex subunit CG9662 → MDPLYQTLTILPFSILRPPRLRLKLPTITLPSPMTVFSLILITYFLVISGVVYDVIVEPPGIGSTQDPRTGTVRPVVFMSGRVNGQYIIEGLSSGFMFVLGGVGIILLDLAVSVPNRPKSVKVSFAGAGVAFVVIGYVMSMLFLRIKIPGYLH, encoded by the coding sequence atgGATCCACTCTACCAAACCCTAACCATCCTCCCATTCTCAATCCTCCGGCCACCACGTCTCCGCCTCAAACTACCCACAATCACACTCCCATCACCCATGACCGTTTTCTCCCTAATCCTCATCACCTACTTCCTCGTCATCTCCGGCGTGGTTTACGACGTTATTGTTGAACCACCAGGTATCGGATCTACTCAAGACCCACGAACCGGAACAGTCCGACCAGTTGTTTTTATGTCGGGTAGAGTCAATGGGCAGTATATTATTGAAGGGCTTTCATCTGGGTTCATGTTTGTTCTTGGTGGGGTAGGTATTATACTTCTTGATCTTGCGGTTTCTGTTCCGAATAGACCGAAAAGCGTTAAGGTTTCATTTGCTGGTGCTGGTGTTGCGTTTGTTGTTATTGGTTATGTTATGAGTATGTTGTTTCTTAGGATTAAGATTCCTGGTTATCTGCATTGA
- the LOC122602323 gene encoding plant intracellular Ras-group-related LRR protein 6-like: protein MMLVNGDHRMMKVDSSSSKSKRKHFGNNYNIQEEENVMHEVVDLSRMSLDTLPLKSHLNLGIIYKLDISNNNLQVIPESLTARLLNVGVLDVHSNQLRKLPNSIGCLTKLKTLNISGNHLQSLPKTIENCRALEDLNANFNQLTKLPDTIGFELINLKKLSVNSNKLTYLPSSTSHLTKLRHLDARLNHLRSLPEDLENLINLEVLNISQNFQDLEALPYSIGVLFSLVELDVSYNKISTLPESMGCLRRLRKLNVEGNPLVSPPPEVVELGLHMIKEYLSEKMNGAHQNSPKKRSWIGKLKKYSTFSGIRTTQGGSSVPSYQTIDALASPRHTGMFSPRRIFSPRSYFTSNF from the exons ATGATGTTGGTTAATGGTGATCATAGGATGATGAAGGTTGATTCTTCTTCATCAAAGTCAAAAAGAAAGCATTTTggaaataactataatatacaagaagaagaaaatgtaATGCATGAAGTTGTGGATTTGAGTAGAATGTCTTTAGACACTCTTCCTTTAAAATCTCATCTCAATTTAGGgattatatataaattggaTATTTCCAATAACAACTTGCAG GTAATTCCAGAGTCCTTAACAGCAAGACTATTAAATGTAGGGGTGTTGGATGTACATTCAAACCAACTCAGAAAACTCCCAAATTCAATTGGTTGTTTGACAAAACTTAAGACCCTCAACATTTCAGGAAATCATCTTCAGTCCCTCCCAAAAACTATTGAAAATTGCAG AGCACTAGAAGATTTGAATGCAAATTTCAATCAGTTAACCAAGTTACCAGATACTATCGGATTTGAACTTATAAATCTGAAGAAGTTATCGGTTAACTCAAACAAGCTCACCTATCTCCCTTCGTCCACCTCCCACTTAACTAAACTTCGCCACCTTGACGCTCGTCTCAATCACCTTCGCTCCCTACCCGAGGACCTTGAAAATCTAATCAACTTGGAAGTTCTTAATATTAGCCAAAACTTCCAAGACCTTGAGGCTTTACCTTATTCCATAGGTGTCCTTTTTTCCCTTGTTGAATTGGATGTTAGTTACAACAAGATTAGCACCTTGCCGGAATCCATGGGTTGCCTAAGACGACTTAGAAAGCTAAACGTGGAAGGAAACCCTTTGGTGTCTCCACCACCAGAGGTGGTGGAGCTAGGGTTACATATGATTAAAGAATATCTAAGTGAGAAGATGAATGGAGCTCATCAAAACTCTCCTAAGAAGAGGTCTTGGATAGGAAAGCTAAAGAAGTATAGCACATTTAGTGGGATTCGCACAACGCAAGGAGGATCTTCCGTTCCTAGCTATCAAACAATTGATGCACTCGCTTCCCCAAGGCACACGGGCATGTTTTCACCTCGACGTATCTTCTCCCCCAGAAGCTATTTTACTAGTAATTTTTAA